In Patagioenas fasciata isolate bPatFas1 chromosome 11, bPatFas1.hap1, whole genome shotgun sequence, the following proteins share a genomic window:
- the LOC136106499 gene encoding olfactory receptor 14C36-like — translation MSNSSSITQFLLLPFTDTRELQLLHFWLFLGIYLAALLGNGLIITTIAWDQHLHTPMYFFLLNLSLLDLGCISTTLPKSTANSLWDTRVISYAGCAAQLFLFVFFISAEFYLLTIMSYDRYIAICKPLHYGTLLGSRACVHMAAAAWASGFLNALLHTANTFSLPLCKGIAVDQFFCEVPHILKLSCSYTYLRGIFLIVIAVCLGIGCFTFILFSYVQIFRAVLRIPSEQGQHKAFSTCLPHLTVVSLFVSAGSFANLRPPSISSASLDLVVSVLYSVVPPAVNPLIYSMRNQELKDALRKLMAGFFSKALHFPSSAYHS, via the coding sequence atgtccaacagcagctccatcacccagttcctcctcctgccattcacagacacacgggagctgcagctcttgcacttctggctcttcctgggcatctacctggctgccctcctgggcaacggcctcatcatcaccaccatagcctgggaccagcacctccacacccccatgtacttcttcctcctcaacctctccctccttgacctgggctgcatctccaccactctccccaagtccacggCCAACTCTCtatgggataccagggtcatttcctatgcaggatgtgctgcacaactgtttctttttgtcttttttatttcagcagaattttaccttctcaccatcatgtcctacgaccgctacattgccatctgcaaacccctgcactacgggaccctcctgggcagcagagcttgtgtccacatggcagcagctgcctgggccagtgggtttctcaatgctctgctgcacacggccaatacattttcactgccactgtgcaagggcattgctgtggaccagttcttctgcgaagttccccacatcctcaagctctcctgctcataTACCTATCTCAGAGGTATTTTTCTTATTGTGATTGCTGTCTGTTTAGGAATTGGGTGTTTtactttcattcttttctcctatgtgcagattttcagggccgtgctgaggatcccctctgagcagggacagcacaaagccttttccacgtgcctccctcacctgaccgtggtctctctgtttgtCAGCGCTGGTTCATTTGCTAACCTGaggcccccctccatctcctccgcATCCCttgatctggtggtgtctgttctgtactcggtggtgcctccagcagtgaaccccctcatctacagcatgaggaaccaggagctcaaggatgccctgaggaaactcatggctggattcttttcaaaggcattacaCTTCCCATCTTCTGCGTATCACTCATGA